One stretch of Natronobacterium gregoryi SP2 DNA includes these proteins:
- a CDS encoding MgtC/SapB family protein encodes MIEVTLQIVDAPLEETVVRIALAGALGMFLGLEREWSQKSAGIRTFSLISLLAAVFTILVLETAVGESLLVLGGLLVIVQGVLLAVQGLLSADEETGLSLTTSVSMLVAYGVGALVAAEFIIEGVTVAVLSSLLLVLKRELHEFAWGFSRQEMRATTEFGILAFVVYPLLPAEYVLQFGTITLELEPQVIWFMVVAVAGIGIVNYAIVSTYGGRGIAVTGFFGGLASSTAVVGTMLDHVNQRPESASYAVAAILLANAAMAARNLAIAVGFTIGGDQSLLVEAIVPLGAVILVAFVIAGATADWSESGPIDLESPFSMKNALAFGAVFLVVLVFGSLSEEWFGALGFYATAVASGFVSSAGATTSAVVLYRGGQLGPAEATIGILLATVSSIVVKALLTTTSANQVFRNQVAAYSAALLLGGAVASVVLVI; translated from the coding sequence GTGATCGAGGTCACGCTGCAGATCGTCGACGCCCCGCTCGAGGAGACGGTCGTCCGGATTGCTCTTGCGGGCGCGCTCGGAATGTTCCTCGGGCTGGAACGCGAGTGGTCGCAGAAGTCGGCCGGCATCCGGACGTTCTCGCTGATCAGTCTTCTCGCAGCGGTCTTTACGATTCTCGTCCTCGAGACGGCCGTCGGCGAGAGCCTGCTGGTGTTGGGGGGGTTGCTCGTAATCGTCCAGGGGGTGTTGCTCGCGGTCCAGGGTTTGTTGAGCGCCGACGAGGAGACCGGACTCTCACTGACGACGTCGGTTTCGATGCTCGTGGCTTACGGGGTCGGCGCGCTCGTCGCAGCGGAGTTTATCATCGAGGGTGTGACCGTCGCCGTTCTCTCGTCGCTGTTGCTCGTCCTCAAGCGCGAGCTCCACGAGTTCGCCTGGGGGTTCTCCAGACAGGAGATGCGTGCGACGACCGAGTTCGGCATCCTCGCGTTCGTCGTCTACCCGCTGTTGCCGGCGGAGTACGTCCTCCAGTTTGGAACGATCACTCTCGAACTCGAGCCCCAGGTCATCTGGTTCATGGTCGTCGCCGTCGCAGGGATCGGGATCGTCAACTACGCGATTGTCTCGACGTACGGCGGGCGCGGAATCGCAGTGACGGGTTTTTTCGGTGGCCTGGCGTCTTCGACTGCCGTCGTCGGCACGATGCTCGATCACGTCAACCAGCGTCCGGAGTCGGCGTCCTACGCCGTCGCCGCGATTCTGCTTGCAAACGCTGCGATGGCTGCACGAAACCTCGCCATCGCGGTCGGGTTCACTATCGGGGGTGATCAGTCGCTGCTCGTCGAGGCAATCGTTCCGCTCGGAGCGGTCATTCTGGTCGCGTTCGTCATTGCTGGCGCAACCGCCGACTGGAGCGAGTCCGGACCGATAGACCTCGAGAGCCCGTTCTCGATGAAAAACGCGCTCGCGTTCGGTGCGGTCTTCCTGGTCGTGCTCGTGTTCGGGTCACTGTCCGAGGAGTGGTTCGGCGCGCTCGGCTTCTACGCGACCGCCGTTGCAAGCGGCTTTGTCTCGAGTGCGGGTGCGACCACGTCGGCGGTCGTTCTCTATCGCGGCGGTCAGTTGGGACCGGCCGAAGCGACGATCGGAATCTTGCTGGCGACGGTCTCGAGTATCGTCGTCAAGGCGTTGTTGACGACGACGTCGGCGAATCAGGTTTTCCGGAATCAAGTCGCGGCATACAGTGCGGCTTTGTTACTCGGTGGTGCCGTCGCGTCCGTCGTTCTGGTCATCTAG
- a CDS encoding PadR family transcriptional regulator — MYDLTGFQRDLLYVIAGEEEPHGLAIKEELEEYYEKEIHHGRLYPNLDTLVDKGLVEKGRRDRRTNFYTLTRRGQRELEARREWEAQYVDL, encoded by the coding sequence ATGTACGACCTGACAGGATTCCAGCGTGACCTCCTCTACGTCATCGCTGGCGAAGAGGAACCCCACGGATTGGCGATCAAAGAAGAGCTAGAGGAGTACTACGAGAAAGAGATCCATCACGGCCGCCTTTACCCCAATCTCGACACCCTGGTCGACAAGGGACTCGTCGAGAAAGGACGCCGCGACCGTCGAACGAACTTCTACACGCTTACTCGACGCGGCCAGCGCGAACTCGAGGCACGCCGTGAGTGGGAAGCCCAGTACGTCGACCTGTAG
- a CDS encoding DUF7117 family protein, translated as MKIRGERECKECGTRWSYYETASIDCPACGSLHSVGVDERTEHTDRQASFDLTPVRNDIDEVSTDELAERARDRCREYVRRRGFINAGELRDLENTYLAATELLHVADVVARGIELELADREELYFLSLLRDADVGDRPSTDAVPATLESARGLAYANAVREYRRDVRTWAGERDAKLTTNERGALETLGEHVKRLRMLDGDVDPQTAERLVETTRELADGLRGDEVAFARAQEGLENLAFSR; from the coding sequence ATGAAAATCCGGGGCGAGCGCGAGTGCAAGGAGTGTGGGACCCGCTGGTCGTACTACGAAACCGCGAGCATCGACTGTCCAGCCTGTGGCAGCCTCCACAGTGTCGGCGTCGACGAACGGACCGAACACACCGACCGACAGGCCTCGTTCGACCTCACGCCCGTCCGGAACGACATCGACGAAGTTTCGACCGACGAACTCGCCGAGCGAGCGCGGGACCGCTGTCGCGAGTACGTTCGCCGGCGCGGATTCATCAACGCCGGCGAACTGCGCGACCTCGAGAACACGTATCTCGCCGCCACGGAACTGCTCCACGTCGCCGACGTCGTCGCTCGCGGGATCGAACTCGAGTTAGCGGACCGCGAAGAGCTGTACTTTCTTTCCCTGCTCCGGGACGCCGACGTCGGTGACCGCCCATCCACCGATGCGGTCCCGGCGACGCTCGAGTCCGCCCGCGGACTCGCCTACGCGAACGCAGTCCGGGAGTACCGACGCGACGTTCGCACTTGGGCTGGTGAGCGCGACGCGAAACTCACGACGAACGAACGCGGTGCACTCGAGACGCTCGGCGAACACGTCAAGCGACTTCGGATGCTCGACGGCGATGTCGATCCCCAGACGGCCGAACGGCTGGTCGAAACGACCCGCGAACTGGCCGACGGACTCCGTGGCGACGAAGTGGCGTTTGCCCGGGCACAGGAAGGTCTCGAGAACCTCGCGTTCTCTCGATAG
- a CDS encoding Mrp/NBP35 family ATP-binding protein produces MDEDAVLDRLQSVDDPKLGDDIVSLGLVNDVTVDGDEVELDLALGAPYSPTESNVAAEVRELLLEEGLEPDLSASVPDRDDASGDDQVLPNVKNVIAVASGKGGVGKSTVAVNLAAGLSQLGARVGLFDADVYGPNVPRMVDADEPPMATEDETLVPPEKYGIKLMSMAFLTGEDDPVIWRGPMVHKVITQLTEDVEWGHLDYLVVDLPPGTGDTQLTMLQTMPVTGAVIVTTPQDVALDDARKGLEMFAKHETIVLGIAENMSTFACPDCGSEHDIFDSGGGKEFAETHEMPFLGSIPLDPTVREGGDGGEPTVLGEGEVSDAFRVLTENVADNVGIVHRRAVSQAHQSQAPSMD; encoded by the coding sequence ATGGACGAAGACGCGGTTCTCGACCGCCTGCAGTCGGTCGACGACCCAAAGCTCGGGGACGATATCGTTTCACTCGGCCTCGTCAACGACGTCACCGTCGACGGCGACGAAGTCGAACTCGATCTCGCGCTTGGCGCGCCGTACTCACCGACGGAGTCGAACGTCGCCGCCGAGGTTCGTGAACTGTTATTGGAGGAGGGACTCGAGCCCGACCTCTCTGCGAGCGTTCCGGACCGTGACGACGCGAGCGGCGACGATCAGGTGCTCCCAAACGTCAAGAACGTCATCGCCGTCGCCTCCGGGAAAGGTGGCGTCGGCAAGTCGACCGTGGCGGTCAACCTCGCAGCCGGCCTCTCGCAACTGGGTGCCCGCGTCGGTCTCTTCGACGCGGACGTTTACGGGCCGAACGTTCCCCGGATGGTCGACGCCGACGAGCCGCCGATGGCGACCGAGGACGAGACGCTCGTCCCGCCCGAGAAGTACGGGATCAAGCTGATGAGCATGGCCTTTCTTACCGGCGAGGACGACCCCGTCATCTGGCGCGGCCCGATGGTTCACAAAGTAATCACACAGCTTACGGAGGACGTCGAGTGGGGCCACCTCGACTACCTCGTCGTCGACCTCCCGCCGGGAACCGGCGACACGCAACTGACGATGCTCCAGACGATGCCCGTCACGGGCGCAGTGATCGTCACGACGCCACAAGACGTTGCCCTGGACGACGCGCGCAAGGGGCTCGAGATGTTCGCCAAACACGAGACCATCGTGCTCGGTATCGCCGAGAACATGTCGACGTTTGCCTGTCCGGACTGTGGCAGCGAGCACGATATCTTCGATTCCGGCGGCGGCAAGGAGTTCGCCGAGACCCACGAGATGCCGTTCCTGGGATCGATTCCGCTCGATCCGACGGTTCGGGAGGGCGGCGACGGCGGCGAGCCGACCGTCCTCGGCGAGGGTGAGGTAAGCGACGCCTTCCGAGTCCTCACGGAAAACGTCGCTGACAACGTCGGGATCGTACACCGACGTGCCGTCTCGCAGGCCCACCAGAGCCAAGCCCCGTCCATGGATTGA